A single Lactuca sativa cultivar Salinas chromosome 8, Lsat_Salinas_v11, whole genome shotgun sequence DNA region contains:
- the LOC111904077 gene encoding F-box protein PP2-A12, whose protein sequence is MGSGFSSIFSDNNDKAPASSSLQGLGDLPENCLAMVLEHFDPPEICNLALVNRVFYQASCADLLWESKLPENYGILIKKLLMLHEDDNSFRCLRKKDIYSRLCYPIRISNGTKEVWNEKKRGGICMLVSWKGMKITGIHDRRYWTHVSTLQSRFHTIAYLKQIWWLEVEGDIDFDFPPGNYSLYFRLYLGKVSPRQIQHGSFNNDQVHGWAINPVCFRFWVSNGEHAMSKHFLNEQGKWICYHVGDFLVDHDCNYESTKIKFSMTQIDCTHQKGGLSLDSVLVCPRELETCHLV, encoded by the exons ATGGGTTCTGGTTTTTCAAGCATCTTTTCGGATAACAATGACAAAGCTCCGGCGAGCAGCAGCCTGCAGGGTTTAGGAGACTTGCCGGAGAACTGTTTAGCTATGGTCCTCGAGCACTTTGACCCACCGGAGATCTGTAACTTGGCCCTTGTGAATCGTGTTTTTTATCAGGCTTCTTGTGCTGATTTACTGTGGGAATCAAAGTTGCCGGAAAACTATGGTATTCTTATCAAGAAACTGCTGATGTTACACGAGGATGATAACAGTTTCAGATGTTTGCGTAAGAAAGATATATATAGTAGATTGTGTTATCCCATTCGCATCTCAAATGGTACCAAG GAGGTCTGGAATGAGAAGAAAAGAGGTGGAATATGCATGCTTGTTTCTTGGAAAGGGATGAAGATAACCGGAATACATGATCGGAGATATTGGACCCATGTCTCTACTCTTCAATCCAG GTTTCATACAATTGCATACCTTAAACAAATATGGTGGCTAGAAGTTGAAGGAgatattgattttgatttccCACCAGGGAATTACAGCTTATATTTTCGTCTATATCTTGGAAAAGTATCTCCAAGACAAATCCAACACGGTTCATTTAACAATGATCAAGTCCATGGTTGGGCAATCAATCCAGTATGCTTTAGATTTTGGGTTTCAAATGGTGAGCATGCCATGTCTAAACATTTTCTAAACGAGCAAGGCAAATGGATATGTTATCATGTGGGAGATTTTCTTGTTGATCATGACTGTAATTATGAATCAACGAAGATCAAGTTCTCAATGACACAAATTGATTGTACTCATCAAAAAGGAGGTTTGTCATTGGATTCTGTGCTCGTATGTCCCCGGGAACTTGAGACGTGTCACTTGGTTTGA